The following coding sequences lie in one Capsicum annuum cultivar UCD-10X-F1 chromosome 5, UCD10Xv1.1, whole genome shotgun sequence genomic window:
- the LOC107870978 gene encoding histone H3.3, which produces MARTKQTARKSTGGKAPRKQLATKAARKSAPTTGGVKKPHRYRPGTVALREIRKYQKSTELLIRKLPFQRLVREIAQDFKTDLRFQSHAVLALQEAAEAYLVGLFEDTNLCAIHAKRVTIMPKDIQLARRIRGERA; this is translated from the exons ATGGCTCGTACCAAGCAAACTGCTCGCAAGTCTACCGGAGGAAAGGCTCCCAGGAAGCAACTTGCCACAAAG GCTGCGCGTAAGTCTGCCCCTACTACTGGTGGTGTGAAGAAGCCACACAGATATCGTCCTGGTACTGTTGCTCTTCG TGAAATCCGTAAGTATCAAAAGAGTACTGAGCTCTTGATCAGGAAGCTTCCATTCCAGAGGCTGGTTCGTGAAATTGCCCAGGACTTCAAG ACTGATTTGCGTTTCCAGAGTCATGCTGTGCTTGCTCTACAAGAGGCTGCTGAGGCCTACTTGGTGGGTCTCTTCGAGGACACTAATCTGTGTGCCATTCATGCCAAGCGTGTGACAATCATGCCCAAGGACATTCAGCTTGCCAGGCGAATCAGGGGCGAGCGCGCTTAG
- the LOC107871974 gene encoding WEB family protein At3g02930, chloroplastic-like codes for MGTFEEELRQMKQVVHEGNMKVSEGIKELHSTTQEELLIKDKNIVSLKLTENDDNLRTLKEELSSAKENEAHTMYLLSNFKKRVHELEAEVANRRLTESRIFDLLVSETREFELTKIEFEESKIEISLLHEEIKSLVASFEQNRRHCDGSCDGKIALEKELGYLRFQLGLAKANLAQIQEREKFASSKAKALSDEIHLVRNELKLANDAEEKSQKAMDDLALAFKEVATEAYKAKEKLNASQLELEQVKEEAGQLKHMIRNTEAGYQKLLDEAKKDTELHKQTADRLRLEFDESRLAEKQARLVTCIKKAEEEKAVAQDEAAKLGESLKVAERMTRAARKEIYKLRGILRQTINEANTAKAVAGIARVENIQLKDSKAEKEESIRLLTQESERLRINEVAVQENIKALKRLLSLSSLIIEDKKQEEEHYVDPRIKKTSSLNIIVNSQQEQENLGAKIQHENTEKGSIFHINESQKSELHAPKHVSHHRKAYSSSFSGDGGTLKTEDLCIKTEDKEQEEERYEDSQVEKTFSPNHSELKLQQEQEDLNAKIQDEDPEKAKALKGSTSDNESPKSEEEPHTLYQVPRHRGASSSSSSDDGGTRKTEGSDSYGSPRRKKKTLFRRVGDIIRRKSFNKREPST; via the coding sequence ATGGGAACATTTGAGGAGGAGCTTAGGCAAATGAAACAGGTAGTTCACGAGGGCAATATGAAGGTAAGTGAGGGAATAAAGGAATTGCATTCTACTACTCAAGAAGAATTGTTGATTAAAGATAAGAATATAGTTTCGTTGAAGTTAACAGAGAATGATGATAATTTAAGGACATTGAAAGAGGAATTGAGTAGTGCAAAAGAGAATGAGGCTCATACAatgtatttattatctaatttCAAGAAAAGGGTTCATGAACTAGAAGCTGAAGTAGCGAATAGACGATTAACGGAGTCTAGAATATTTGATTTGTTGGTCTCAGAGACAAGGGAGTTTGAGCTAACTAAGATTGAATTTGAAGAATCCAAAATTGAGATATCTTTACTTCATGAGGAGATAAAATCACTAGTGGCGTCGTTCGAGCAAAATAGAAGACATTGTGATGGTTCTTGCGATGGGAAGATTGCTTTGGAGAAGGAACTAGGATACCTCAGGTTTCAACTTGGATTGGCGAAGGCGAATTTGGCTCAGATCCAAGAAAGAGAGAAGTTTGCTTCATCAAAGGCTAAGGCACTGAGCGATGAGATTCACTTGGTTAGAAATGAACTTAAATTAGCAAATGATGCAGAAGAAAAGAGCCAAAAGGCCATGGATGATTTAGCATTAGCATTTAAAGAAGTTGCTACTGAAGCTTATAAGGCCAAGGAGAAACTTAATGCTTCTCAATTAGAATTAGAACAAGTAAAAGAAGAGGCAGGACAATTGAAACATATGATCAGAAACACCGAGGCTGGGTATCAAAAGCTTTTGGATGAAGCGAAAAAGGACACTGAACTACATAAACAAACAGCAGACAGATTAAGACTCGAGTTTGATGAGTCACGTTTGGCTGAAAAACAGGCGAGGCTAGTCACTTGTATAAAGAAAGCTGAAGAAGAAAAAGCGGTAGCTCAGGATGAGGCTGCTAAACTCGGGGAGTCTCTAAAAGTAGCTGAGCGTATGACTAGAGCAGCAAGGAAAGAAATTTACAAATTGAGGGGCATATTGAGGCAGACTATAAATGAAGCGAACACAGCAAAAGCTGTTGCTGGCATAGCTAGAGTTGAAAACATTCAACTCAAAGATTCCAAAGCTGAAAAGGAGGAATCGATTCGTCTTCTTACTCAAGAGAGTGAACGACTTAGGATCAATGAAGTTGCCGTTCAAGAAAATATCAAGGCGTTAAAACGGTTGCTCTCTTTGTCATCACTCATAATTGAGGATAAGAAGCAAGAAGAGGAACATTATGTGGATCCCCGAATCAAGAAAACTTCCAGCCTAAATATTATTGTGAATTCgcaacaagaacaagaaaatttAGGAGCAAAAATCCAACATGAGAATACTGAAAAGGGCTCAATATTTCATATAAATGAATCACAAAAATCAGAGCTCCACGCACCAAAACACGTATCTCATCATCGGAAAGCATACTCATCTTCCTTCTCAGGTGATGGAGGAACACTAAAAACCGAAGATTTGTGCATCAAAACCGAAGATAAGGAGCAAGAAGAGGAACGATATGAGGATTCCCAAGTCGAGAAAACTTTCAGCCCCAATCATAGTGAGCTCAAGCtgcaacaagaacaagaagattTGAACGCAAAAATCCAAGATGAGGATCCTGAAAAGGCCAAGGCACTTAAGGGCTCAACATCTGATAATGAATCACCAAAATCAGAGGAAGAGCCCCATACACTATACCAGGTTCCTCGTCATCGGGGAGCATCCTCATCTTCTTCCTCAGATGATGGAGGAACACGAAAAACGGAAGGCTCTGATAGTTATGGAAGTCCtagaaggaagaaaaaaacatTGTTTCGAAGAGTTGGTGATATCATAAGGAGGAAAAGTTTTAACAAGAGGGAACCATCCACCTGA